A genomic stretch from Chryseobacterium sp. SNU WT5 includes:
- a CDS encoding YoaK family protein, with translation MFSHVGKTRTPEHNLGIASLLSFVAGLVNVVGFFSVQKLTTNVTGHFAFFVDEVFKLNFENAFHVALFVIFFFLGAFFANFMVETYSRIRESETYIFPIITEVVILAIVAIFGNYLIKENPDVIAYSLLFAMGMQNSLVTSISKSIVRTTHLTGLFTDMGIEFSQLFFYKDQFHKRRLIKSIKLRLTIIFMFFVGGVSGGILFEHFGIKSLILGSVILLGGLFYDFMKIQFLLLKRRRK, from the coding sequence TTGTTGCAGGATTAGTCAATGTAGTAGGTTTTTTCTCTGTTCAGAAATTAACTACCAACGTTACCGGTCATTTCGCTTTTTTCGTGGATGAAGTTTTTAAACTTAATTTCGAAAATGCTTTTCACGTAGCACTGTTTGTAATTTTCTTTTTCTTGGGAGCTTTCTTTGCCAATTTCATGGTAGAAACCTATTCCCGAATTCGCGAAAGTGAAACCTATATTTTCCCAATCATCACCGAAGTAGTAATTCTTGCAATTGTTGCTATTTTTGGAAACTATCTAATCAAAGAAAACCCTGATGTGATCGCCTACAGTTTACTTTTTGCCATGGGAATGCAAAACTCACTAGTTACCAGTATTTCGAAGTCTATTGTTCGTACAACACACTTAACCGGACTTTTCACCGATATGGGAATTGAATTTTCTCAGCTCTTCTTTTATAAAGATCAGTTTCATAAAAGACGATTAATCAAGTCCATCAAATTAAGACTTACTATTATTTTTATGTTCTTTGTCGGCGGCGTTTCTGGCGGAATTTTGTTTGAACATTTCGGCATAAAAAGTTTAATTTTAGGTTCGGTCATATTATTGGGTGGGTTATTTTATGATTTCATGAAAATTCAGTTTCTACTTTTAAAAAGGCGAAGGAAATAG
- a CDS encoding polyprenyl synthetase family protein: MANIVEEIKRPINAEMKLFEQKFYESMQSNVALLDKVTRFIVTTKGKQMRPMFVFLCAKLVGNVNEKTFRGASMIELIHTATLVHDDVVDESFKRRNFFSINALWKNKIAVLVGDYLLSKAVLLSTDHKDYDLLAVISRTIREMAEGELLQLEKARKLDITEEVYYEIIRQKTATLIAACCEIGVLSASADETLAKKMMEFGTLTGIAFQIKDDLFDYLTSNIIGKPVGIDIKEKKMTLPLIHALKNANEKDRKYYFNTIKRYNNDKARVKELIEFVKNSGGLDYAISRMKDYQQKAKNILDNFPDSEAKTSLQLMLDYVIERKF; encoded by the coding sequence GTGGCAAATATTGTAGAAGAAATAAAGAGACCGATTAATGCTGAAATGAAACTTTTTGAACAAAAGTTTTATGAATCCATGCAGAGCAATGTAGCACTTTTGGATAAGGTTACTCGATTTATTGTGACTACAAAAGGGAAGCAGATGCGGCCCATGTTTGTATTTCTCTGTGCAAAATTGGTTGGTAATGTGAACGAGAAAACATTTCGTGGAGCTTCCATGATTGAACTGATCCATACGGCTACTTTGGTGCATGATGATGTAGTGGATGAAAGCTTCAAACGTCGTAACTTTTTTTCAATCAATGCTTTGTGGAAAAATAAAATTGCAGTTCTTGTAGGTGATTACTTGCTTTCAAAGGCAGTTCTGCTTTCTACTGATCATAAAGATTATGATTTGCTCGCTGTGATTTCCAGAACGATTCGCGAAATGGCTGAAGGAGAATTATTGCAATTGGAGAAAGCGCGAAAATTAGATATTACTGAAGAGGTTTACTACGAGATCATCCGGCAGAAGACTGCGACCTTAATTGCAGCATGTTGTGAAATCGGCGTGCTTTCCGCGAGTGCAGATGAGACTTTAGCCAAGAAAATGATGGAATTTGGTACGCTTACTGGAATAGCTTTTCAAATTAAAGATGATCTGTTCGATTATCTAACTTCTAATATTATTGGCAAACCCGTCGGAATTGATATTAAAGAAAAAAAGATGACTTTGCCTTTAATCCATGCCTTAAAAAATGCCAACGAAAAAGACCGCAAATATTATTTCAATACCATTAAGCGTTATAACAACGACAAAGCTCGTGTAAAAGAACTTATCGAATTTGTCAAGAATTCTGGTGGATTGGATTACGCGATCAGCAGAATGAAAGATTACCAACAGAAAGCCAAGAATATTTTGGATAATTTTCCCGATTCCGAAGCAAAAACATCTCTGCAATTAATGTTGGATTACGTAATCGAAAGAAAGTTCTAG
- a CDS encoding copper-transporting P-type ATPase, whose amino-acid sequence MSQNNIPPSERISPSSVYYCPMECEGEKVYFTQGKRCPVCNMYLVPIEERADYKNKPQTYSMTNLPESFENKIGDYFCPMFCESDKTYPSDVGCPVCQMHLEEITKDLVAASSHHHHDHLHYNKSEPVIDQSQNAGKYYCPMFCEGDKVYDSNVGCPVCGMDLVKIPEKGEDNSGEDTYKLLRNKFLIALIFTIPVFILSMGGMWFEFPFSNKVQGILELVLSIPVIFYAGWFLLKRGWVSFKTWNLNMFSLIALGSAAAFLFSIIALIFPEILPHEITHGGKIPLYFESVSVILTLVIMGQMLEARAHQKTGKAIEELMNLSPDEANLITDNVEKKIPLSEVKIGNLLRVKPGEKIPVDGKIMEGNSNIDESMITGEPISVEKNVDMKVTSGTINGNGTFLMKAEKVGSDTLLSQIIKMVNDASRSKAPIQKLADKISKIFVPTVIGISILTFILWRIFGGENALIYALVNAVAVLIVACPCALGLATPMALTVGIAKGAKNGILIKNAEALEQMHKVDVVITDKTGTLTEGKPKLDEVIPADHSDKLLVLKLAASLNQNSEHPLSNAVLTEFKKENQDFKKVENFENISGKGVKGTIGSETVLLGNASLLKQFNIELPGSLKQAIEENENRAKTISYLAKGNQVLGMLTFSDNIKESSKRAIKYLQENKIEVVMMTGDNEHTAKAVAQELGIEKYFANCLPQDKLAEIKKLQSEGKIVAMTGDGINDAPALAQSNVGIAMGTGTDIAIESADFTLLKGDLLGVAKAKILSEKLLKNIKENLFFAFIYNILGIPIAAGLLYPFFGILTSPMIAAAAMSFSSVSVILNSLRLNNTNLKIE is encoded by the coding sequence ATGTCTCAAAATAATATACCTCCGTCCGAAAGAATCTCACCAAGTTCCGTTTACTATTGCCCCATGGAATGCGAAGGTGAAAAAGTATATTTCACGCAGGGGAAAAGGTGTCCTGTATGTAATATGTATCTCGTTCCCATCGAGGAAAGAGCCGATTACAAAAATAAACCGCAGACTTATTCCATGACGAATCTCCCTGAAAGTTTCGAAAATAAAATCGGTGATTATTTTTGTCCCATGTTTTGCGAAAGTGATAAAACTTATCCTTCTGATGTAGGATGTCCGGTTTGCCAAATGCATTTGGAAGAAATAACCAAGGATTTAGTGGCGGCATCCAGCCATCATCATCACGATCATTTGCATTATAACAAATCAGAACCAGTTATTGACCAGTCACAGAACGCAGGAAAATATTACTGTCCCATGTTTTGCGAAGGCGACAAAGTCTATGATTCAAATGTTGGTTGTCCGGTGTGCGGAATGGATTTGGTTAAAATTCCAGAAAAAGGAGAAGATAATTCTGGTGAAGACACCTATAAATTGTTGAGGAATAAATTCCTTATTGCTTTAATATTTACTATTCCCGTTTTCATTTTATCAATGGGTGGAATGTGGTTCGAATTTCCTTTTTCTAATAAAGTACAGGGGATTTTAGAATTGGTTCTTTCAATTCCGGTGATTTTCTATGCAGGATGGTTTTTACTAAAACGTGGCTGGGTTTCCTTTAAAACCTGGAATCTTAATATGTTTTCTTTGATCGCCCTAGGCTCAGCCGCAGCTTTTCTGTTTAGTATCATTGCCCTAATATTTCCTGAAATTTTGCCACATGAAATTACACACGGTGGTAAAATTCCGCTCTACTTCGAGTCGGTATCTGTTATTTTAACTTTGGTCATCATGGGGCAAATGCTCGAAGCCAGAGCCCATCAAAAAACTGGAAAAGCGATCGAAGAATTAATGAATCTCTCCCCTGATGAAGCCAATTTAATTACTGATAATGTAGAAAAGAAAATTCCACTTTCGGAAGTAAAAATCGGAAATCTATTAAGGGTAAAACCAGGCGAAAAAATTCCAGTTGATGGAAAAATAATGGAAGGGAATTCAAACATAGACGAAAGCATGATTACTGGAGAACCAATTTCAGTTGAGAAAAACGTTGATATGAAAGTCACCTCCGGCACTATTAACGGAAACGGAACTTTTTTAATGAAAGCTGAAAAAGTAGGTTCTGACACCCTACTCTCGCAAATCATCAAGATGGTCAACGACGCAAGCCGAAGTAAAGCACCCATCCAAAAGTTAGCAGATAAAATTTCGAAAATATTTGTTCCAACCGTGATTGGAATTTCAATTCTTACCTTTATTTTATGGAGAATATTTGGTGGGGAAAATGCTTTGATTTACGCGTTAGTCAACGCAGTTGCAGTTTTGATTGTGGCTTGTCCATGCGCACTGGGTTTGGCAACGCCCATGGCTTTAACCGTAGGAATTGCGAAAGGAGCAAAAAATGGGATCCTGATAAAAAATGCTGAAGCACTTGAACAGATGCATAAAGTAGATGTTGTAATTACCGACAAGACAGGAACTCTAACAGAAGGAAAGCCAAAATTGGATGAAGTGATTCCAGCCGACCATAGTGACAAATTATTAGTTTTAAAATTAGCAGCGTCTCTAAATCAAAATTCTGAACATCCGCTTTCGAATGCCGTTTTAACTGAATTTAAAAAAGAAAATCAGGATTTTAAAAAAGTAGAAAATTTTGAAAATATTTCCGGAAAAGGAGTAAAAGGAACGATTGGTAGTGAAACTGTTTTGCTCGGAAATGCTTCTCTTCTGAAACAATTTAATATCGAATTACCGGGTTCTTTAAAACAGGCCATTGAAGAAAATGAAAATAGAGCAAAAACAATTTCTTATTTAGCCAAAGGAAATCAGGTACTGGGAATGCTTACTTTTTCGGATAATATCAAGGAAAGCTCCAAACGTGCAATCAAATACCTGCAAGAAAACAAGATAGAAGTCGTGATGATGACGGGTGATAACGAACACACTGCCAAAGCCGTTGCTCAGGAGTTGGGAATTGAAAAATATTTTGCAAACTGTCTTCCACAGGATAAACTAGCAGAAATTAAAAAATTACAGAGCGAAGGAAAAATAGTTGCGATGACGGGCGATGGGATTAATGATGCACCCGCTTTAGCCCAATCAAATGTGGGAATCGCTATGGGAACGGGTACTGATATTGCCATTGAAAGTGCGGACTTTACATTATTGAAAGGAGATTTGTTAGGGGTTGCAAAAGCGAAAATACTAAGTGAAAAATTGCTCAAAAACATTAAAGAAAATCTCTTCTTTGCTTTTATCTATAATATTTTGGGAATTCCGATCGCTGCAGGACTGCTCTACCCTTTCTTTGGGATTTTAACGAGTCCAATGATTGCGGCAGCGGCGATGAGCTTCAGTTCTGTTTCTGTGATCTTAAATTCATTGAGATTGAACAACACCAATTTGAAGATAGAATAA
- a CDS encoding helix-turn-helix domain-containing protein: MKINIKNMVCNRCISAVQNIFDNLKIPLITLELGEIVTQHDLSKNEINILDHHLTKLGFQILEDVTKMQIEKIKTLIILKINDLDIAEDFILSKFIAENLSKDYSSLSKIFSVNENMTLEQYFILQKVEKAKELLLYNEFSLTEISQKLGYRSVQHLSTQFKNTTGYTPTSFKNLKSKNRISLDKI, encoded by the coding sequence ATGAAAATCAACATTAAAAATATGGTCTGTAACCGCTGTATTTCAGCCGTTCAAAATATTTTTGATAATTTAAAAATCCCGTTAATAACTCTGGAATTAGGTGAAATAGTGACCCAACATGATCTCAGTAAAAACGAGATCAATATTCTTGATCATCATTTAACTAAGTTAGGATTCCAAATTCTCGAAGATGTAACAAAGATGCAGATTGAAAAGATTAAAACACTTATCATTCTAAAGATTAATGATTTAGATATTGCCGAGGATTTTATTTTATCAAAATTCATTGCTGAGAATTTGTCAAAAGACTACAGTTCGCTCTCGAAAATTTTTTCGGTGAACGAAAATATGACGTTGGAACAGTATTTTATTTTACAAAAAGTTGAAAAAGCCAAAGAACTTCTCCTGTATAATGAATTCTCTTTGACAGAAATTTCTCAAAAATTAGGCTATAGAAGCGTACAGCATCTTTCTACTCAGTTCAAAAATACTACAGGTTACACCCCAACCTCTTTTAAAAATTTGAAATCCAAAAACAGGATCTCGCTTGATAAGATTTAG
- a CDS encoding acyl-CoA thioesterase: MNYHTRKWIKPEDLNPNQTLFGGRLLQWIDEESALYAIIQLETPRCVTKFISEINFISSARQGDIIEIGIEATEFGNTSITLTCNVRNKMTHQTILNIDKIVFVGVDEQGKPTKHGKTQIEFVANRLKDKNENQH, translated from the coding sequence ATGAACTATCATACCAGAAAATGGATTAAACCAGAAGATCTTAATCCTAATCAAACCTTATTTGGTGGAAGATTGCTACAGTGGATTGACGAAGAATCTGCACTCTACGCAATTATTCAGTTGGAAACGCCGAGATGCGTGACTAAATTTATTTCAGAGATCAACTTCATCAGCTCGGCAAGACAAGGCGATATCATCGAAATAGGCATCGAAGCGACAGAATTTGGAAATACTTCTATCACTTTAACATGTAATGTTCGAAATAAAATGACGCATCAAACAATCCTAAATATTGATAAAATAGTTTTCGTAGGTGTTGATGAGCAAGGAAAACCAACCAAACACGGAAAAACGCAGATAGAATTTGTGGCCAACCGGTTGAAAGACAAAAATGAAAATCAACATTAA
- the yaaA gene encoding peroxide stress protein YaaA — MKIISSPAKLMNIENSTEFLKLTQPHFIEEADLIQTTLKKKSPKYLSELMEISIKLADENWERNQNWKSKPSSKESAPALMAFSGEVYRGLDAKSLDKNAVKYLQRNYRMLSGLYGLLKPSDRIMLYRLEMGRKFKFDGHKDLYEFWKDKVTAQLNNELKTNDLVLNLASKEYFKVIDKTKVKAPIIDFEFYDYKEGKLKTIVVYTKHARGLVARYCAQNQVKTLNEVKGFNLENYRIDESLCTETKLVFTR, encoded by the coding sequence ATGAAAATCATTTCTTCTCCTGCAAAACTCATGAATATCGAAAACTCAACCGAGTTTTTAAAACTAACTCAACCTCATTTTATTGAGGAAGCCGACTTAATTCAAACAACCTTAAAAAAGAAATCACCAAAATACCTCTCAGAACTCATGGAAATTTCCATCAAACTGGCGGATGAAAACTGGGAAAGAAATCAAAACTGGAAATCAAAACCTTCTTCCAAAGAATCAGCTCCAGCTTTAATGGCTTTCTCAGGAGAAGTTTACCGTGGCTTGGATGCAAAATCATTGGACAAAAACGCAGTTAAATATCTTCAGAGAAATTACCGAATGCTTTCTGGCCTGTATGGATTGCTAAAACCCTCGGATCGAATCATGCTCTATCGTTTGGAAATGGGAAGGAAATTTAAATTCGATGGTCATAAAGATCTCTATGAGTTCTGGAAAGACAAAGTTACCGCACAACTTAATAATGAACTGAAAACTAATGATTTGGTTCTCAATTTAGCGAGTAAAGAATATTTTAAAGTCATTGATAAGACCAAAGTTAAAGCACCGATCATCGACTTTGAATTTTACGATTATAAAGAAGGAAAACTAAAGACTATAGTGGTTTACACAAAACATGCGAGAGGATTAGTCGCGAGATATTGTGCGCAAAATCAAGTAAAAACTTTAAATGAAGTGAAAGGTTTCAATCTCGAAAATTATCGCATCGATGAAAGCCTTTGTACGGAAACAAAACTTGTTTTCACAAGATAA
- a CDS encoding L-threonylcarbamoyladenylate synthase — protein sequence MAKILKIYPDNPQENLIDEVVRTLKNGGIIIYPSDTVYALGCNIFDIRAMEKLAQIKKIKLDKAHFSIICNDLSHLSEFTKPIDTSIFRYLKNNIPGPFTFILEANKNLPLAYKGKKTVGIRVPEHIIPQLIVEKLGHPIASTSIKDDDEVIEYSTDPELIAEKYDHFVDIVIDSGYGDNIASTIVDLSSGEPEILRQGKGQL from the coding sequence ATGGCAAAAATTTTAAAAATATATCCTGACAATCCACAGGAAAACCTTATAGATGAGGTTGTTCGCACCTTGAAAAATGGCGGAATAATTATTTATCCTTCCGACACCGTTTATGCTTTAGGCTGTAATATTTTTGATATCCGAGCGATGGAAAAACTGGCTCAAATAAAAAAAATTAAATTAGATAAGGCACACTTCTCTATTATTTGTAATGATTTAAGCCATCTTTCTGAATTTACAAAACCAATCGACACCAGTATTTTTCGATATTTAAAGAATAATATACCAGGACCATTTACTTTTATTTTAGAAGCCAACAAGAATTTACCACTCGCTTATAAAGGCAAAAAGACTGTTGGTATTCGTGTCCCTGAGCATATCATCCCACAGTTAATTGTTGAGAAGCTAGGTCACCCGATTGCATCCACTTCTATTAAGGATGATGATGAAGTAATCGAATATTCTACTGATCCTGAATTAATAGCAGAAAAATATGATCATTTTGTAGATATCGTTATTGACTCAGGTTATGGTGATAATATTGCTTCCACAATCGTTGATCTCTCAAGCGGTGAACCTGAAATATTACGTCAAGGTAAGGGACAATTATAA
- a CDS encoding helix-turn-helix domain-containing protein, with protein sequence MFIYVKYMVSLRCKMVVKQELQKLGLHYLNVDLGTIEILENITESQKEKLDANLRSYGLEILDNKRNIIIEKIKALIIEMVHYSDEVPKVNYSDYISEKVGYDYTYLANTFSEVRGITIQQYIILNKIERAKELLMYNELNLTEISYKLHYSSVAHLSNQFKKITGLTPTYFKGLKKKRLRNLEDL encoded by the coding sequence ATGTTTATATACGTTAAATACATGGTTAGCTTGCGCTGTAAGATGGTTGTAAAGCAAGAACTTCAAAAACTAGGTTTACATTATTTAAATGTAGATCTGGGAACAATTGAAATCTTAGAGAATATTACCGAATCCCAAAAGGAGAAGCTTGATGCGAATTTAAGATCTTACGGATTAGAAATTCTTGATAATAAACGTAATATTATCATCGAAAAAATAAAGGCGCTTATTATCGAAATGGTTCATTATTCCGATGAAGTACCCAAAGTAAACTACTCAGATTACATTAGTGAGAAAGTAGGATATGACTATACTTATCTTGCCAATACATTTTCCGAAGTGAGAGGAATCACGATTCAGCAATATATCATTCTCAACAAAATTGAAAGAGCGAAAGAACTTCTCATGTATAATGAGTTGAATCTCACAGAAATATCATATAAACTACATTATAGCAGCGTCGCCCATTTATCTAATCAATTTAAAAAGATCACTGGACTCACGCCAACTTATTTTAAGGGTTTAAAAAAGAAACGCCTGAGAAACCTGGAGGATTTGTAG
- the tkt gene encoding transketolase: MENKNLIQKSIDTVRVLSADAVQKANSGHPGTPMALAPLGHVLWSEVMKYNPKNPDWVNRDRFILSCGHACMLQYSYLHLTGYEIYLKDIENFRQIHSITAGHPEYGLTPGIEVTTGPLGQGFANGVGMAIAQQYMAKRYNQPDFNIFDYHIYAICSDGDLMEGVSAEAASLAGHLGLGNMIYFYDSNHITIEGDTDLAFDEDVSKRFEAYGWHVQNLPDINDLEAINAAVKNAKDETTRPSLIKVRSIIGYGSPNKHDTAAAHGSPLGKDEVRLVKENFGFDPDKSFIIPEEVADFYHKAGKKAAKNETEWNELYNNYKKRHPELAKEYENITSGKLPDGWKEKLPVFQPGEELATRKASGKTLNAIAEYFPQLIGGSADLAPSTDTNLDAYASFSPKHRDGRNFHFGIREHAMGAVLNGMVLSNYLIPYGATFLIFSDYMRPPLRLASIMKIRPIMVYTHDSIGLGEDGTTHQPVEQLIGLRTVPNMTVIRPADANETAQAWRVAIEHKDGPVCIVLTRQGIPIIDQKKYTSAKNLEKGAYILSDCEGEPDLILIATGSEVQLILCAQEELKKSKIRSRVVSMPCWNLFDDQNAAYKEKVFPKKIRKRLAVEAGSPVGWMKYTTDDGDVIGIEKFGESAPAEEIFKEYGFTVENVVKRARDLLLKKD; encoded by the coding sequence ATGGAAAATAAAAATTTAATTCAGAAAAGTATTGATACCGTAAGAGTTTTATCCGCCGATGCCGTTCAGAAAGCCAATTCCGGACATCCTGGAACACCAATGGCTTTAGCTCCTTTAGGTCATGTTCTTTGGTCAGAGGTGATGAAGTACAATCCGAAAAATCCTGACTGGGTAAATCGTGATCGGTTTATTCTATCTTGCGGTCACGCCTGTATGTTGCAGTACAGTTATTTACATTTAACCGGTTACGAAATTTATTTAAAGGATATCGAAAATTTCCGTCAGATTCATAGTATTACGGCGGGACATCCAGAATACGGACTCACTCCTGGAATCGAAGTTACCACCGGACCTTTGGGACAAGGATTTGCCAATGGAGTAGGAATGGCAATTGCGCAACAATATATGGCGAAACGTTATAATCAACCGGATTTTAATATCTTCGATTATCATATTTATGCGATCTGCAGCGATGGTGATTTAATGGAAGGAGTTTCCGCAGAAGCCGCCTCTCTTGCCGGTCATTTAGGTTTGGGAAATATGATTTATTTCTACGACAGTAATCACATCACGATAGAAGGTGATACCGATTTGGCTTTCGATGAAGATGTCTCCAAACGTTTTGAAGCTTACGGATGGCATGTTCAAAACCTTCCAGATATTAATGACTTAGAAGCAATTAATGCCGCAGTTAAAAACGCAAAAGATGAAACAACTCGTCCTTCCTTAATTAAAGTTCGAAGCATTATTGGTTACGGAAGTCCTAACAAACACGACACTGCTGCAGCTCATGGTTCGCCTTTAGGAAAAGATGAAGTTCGTTTGGTAAAAGAAAATTTCGGCTTTGATCCTGACAAAAGCTTCATTATTCCTGAAGAGGTGGCAGATTTTTATCATAAAGCTGGAAAGAAAGCAGCTAAAAATGAAACTGAATGGAACGAACTTTATAATAATTACAAGAAACGTCATCCTGAACTTGCCAAAGAATATGAAAATATAACTTCCGGAAAATTACCTGATGGATGGAAGGAAAAACTTCCTGTATTCCAACCGGGTGAAGAATTAGCCACCAGAAAAGCTTCTGGTAAAACTTTGAACGCCATTGCTGAATATTTCCCACAATTAATTGGGGGTTCCGCCGATTTAGCGCCATCCACAGATACAAATCTCGACGCCTACGCATCTTTTTCACCAAAACACCGCGACGGGAGAAACTTTCATTTTGGAATTCGTGAACATGCGATGGGAGCAGTTTTAAACGGAATGGTGCTCAGCAATTATCTGATTCCATACGGCGCAACATTTCTTATTTTTTCAGATTATATGCGACCTCCACTTCGATTAGCTTCGATTATGAAAATCAGGCCTATTATGGTTTATACCCACGACAGTATTGGTTTGGGTGAAGACGGAACAACGCACCAACCGGTTGAGCAATTAATTGGATTGCGAACAGTTCCAAATATGACTGTCATTCGGCCAGCTGATGCAAATGAAACCGCGCAAGCTTGGCGCGTTGCAATCGAACACAAAGATGGACCGGTTTGTATTGTCTTGACTCGACAGGGAATTCCGATCATTGATCAGAAAAAATATACCAGTGCAAAAAATTTAGAAAAAGGAGCTTATATTCTTTCTGATTGTGAAGGCGAACCAGATCTAATTCTCATTGCGACTGGTTCAGAAGTTCAATTGATTTTGTGCGCTCAAGAAGAATTAAAGAAAAGTAAAATTCGATCACGGGTAGTAAGTATGCCATGTTGGAATTTATTTGATGATCAAAATGCGGCCTATAAAGAAAAGGTTTTCCCAAAAAAAATTAGAAAACGATTGGCTGTAGAAGCCGGCTCACCTGTTGGCTGGATGAAATATACAACTGATGATGGAGACGTTATCGGAATTGAAAAATTTGGTGAATCTGCACCTGCAGAAGAAATATTCAAGGAGTACGGCTTTACGGTAGAAAATGTGGTGAAAAGAGCACGGGATTTGCTTTTAAAGAAAGATTAA
- a CDS encoding RpiB/LacA/LacB family sugar-phosphate isomerase, which produces MSNETLKIGICADHGGFELKEKIVSFLIENNFQPVDFGAKQLDNSDDFPDYVIPLAKAVSAGEVFRGIAICGSGVGACVAANKISGVRAALITDYFSSHQGVEDDDMNLICLGGRVTGYASAEELVLAFLNAKFIGADRHLRRLKKIESIEKK; this is translated from the coding sequence ATGTCCAACGAAACCCTTAAAATAGGAATTTGTGCAGATCACGGAGGTTTTGAACTCAAAGAGAAAATTGTTTCCTTTTTAATAGAGAATAATTTTCAACCGGTTGATTTTGGTGCAAAGCAACTTGATAATTCGGATGATTTTCCGGATTACGTTATTCCGCTCGCGAAAGCGGTTTCGGCTGGAGAAGTTTTTCGTGGAATTGCCATTTGCGGAAGTGGAGTCGGTGCCTGTGTTGCAGCAAATAAAATATCCGGCGTAAGAGCGGCTTTAATTACCGATTATTTTTCGTCGCATCAAGGCGTGGAAGATGATGACATGAATTTAATTTGTCTCGGTGGTCGCGTAACAGGATATGCAAGTGCCGAAGAGTTGGTTTTGGCTTTTTTAAACGCAAAATTTATAGGTGCTGATAGACATTTACGGCGTCTCAAGAAAATTGAAAGCATAGAAAAAAAGTAA
- the tal gene encoding transaldolase, translating into MNPLNQIRNLDQSIWLDLLDREIMTSGKLQSLIDNDDLGGLTSNPSIFEKAISGSSDYNEDIGNLAQTKTDNSAIFFDLAIADIQKAADIFKPVYDKTNGKDGFVSLEVSPYLARDTDGTIEQARELWIRVDRKNVMIKIPGTKEGLIAIRECLREGININVTLLFGLPRYREITEAFMGGLEDRLAEGNSIKDVASVASFFLSRIDVMVDPMLKEKGAENLNGKIAIASAKQAYQIYLEMISSDRFKKLEENGAQKQRVLYASTGTKDPSFSDVLYVESIIGKDTINTLPIETIDAFRDHGKAEETLTTNLEEAKKAMAELKEKGIDIDKITQKLEDEGIEKFNQAYEKLIKSIDNQKRKL; encoded by the coding sequence ATGAATCCTTTAAATCAAATACGAAATTTAGATCAAAGTATATGGCTCGATTTATTAGATCGGGAAATCATGACTTCCGGCAAATTGCAAAGTCTTATTGATAATGACGATCTGGGTGGACTTACTTCCAATCCTTCTATTTTCGAAAAAGCCATCAGCGGAAGTTCAGATTACAACGAAGATATTGGAAATCTGGCGCAAACCAAAACGGATAATTCAGCGATATTTTTCGATTTAGCGATTGCAGATATTCAGAAAGCTGCTGATATTTTTAAACCCGTTTACGATAAAACGAATGGGAAAGATGGTTTCGTAAGTTTGGAAGTTTCGCCTTATCTCGCACGGGATACCGACGGAACGATCGAACAGGCAAGAGAACTTTGGATAAGAGTGGATCGTAAAAATGTGATGATCAAAATCCCGGGAACAAAAGAAGGTTTAATCGCCATTCGGGAATGTTTGCGCGAAGGAATTAACATCAATGTCACCCTGCTTTTCGGACTTCCACGTTATCGGGAAATTACCGAAGCTTTTATGGGCGGCCTGGAAGATCGCCTCGCAGAAGGAAATTCTATTAAAGACGTAGCCTCTGTTGCAAGTTTCTTTTTAAGCAGAATTGATGTCATGGTCGATCCAATGTTAAAAGAAAAAGGCGCAGAAAATTTAAATGGAAAGATCGCGATTGCTTCTGCAAAACAAGCGTATCAGATCTATCTGGAAATGATTTCCTCTGATCGTTTTAAAAAGCTTGAAGAAAATGGTGCCCAAAAACAACGCGTACTTTATGCAAGTACGGGAACAAAAGATCCTTCCTTCAGTGATGTGCTTTATGTAGAGAGTATTATCGGAAAAGATACCATCAACACGCTTCCGATTGAGACGATCGACGCTTTCCGTGATCATGGAAAAGCAGAAGAAACTCTGACAACCAATCTGGAGGAGGCGAAAAAAGCCATGGCTGAATTGAAAGAGAAAGGAATCGACATTGATAAAATTACGCAGAAACTGGAAGATGAAGGAATTGAAAAATTCAATCAAGCTTATGAAAAACTCATCAAAAGTATCGATAATCAAAAACGTAAACTATAA